The DNA segment tgggagaccaggagtagcacctggctcctgccatcggatcagcgcggtgaacaggccacagcacgccagctgtggcggccattggagggtgaatcaatggcaaaggaagacctttctctctctctctctctctcactgtccactcttcctgtctcacacacacacacacaaagaacaatgaggtttcatctcaccctggttagaatggctagcatacagaaatctaccaacaacagatgctggcgaggatgtggggaaaaagggacactaacccactgttgctgggaatgcaaactggtaaagtcactatggaggtcagtctggagatttctcagaaacctgaatatagccctaccatacaacctagccatcccacttcttggaatttacccaaaggaaattaaattggcaaataaaagtgtTGTCTGCATctcaatgcttattgcagctcaattcacaatagctaagacctggaatcaacctaaatgcccatcaacagaagactggataaagaaattatgggatatgtactctatagaatactatacagcagtaaacaaattgaaatccggtcatttgcaacaaaatggaggaatctggaaaacattatgctgagtaaaataagccagtcccagaggtaAAAAtgtaatatgttctccctgatctgtgacaactaactgtgcacctaaaaggaaacctgttgaagtgaaatggacactatgagaaacagtgacttgatcagcccttgtcctgactgtcgaggaacaacttactactttattccttttagtatttttttgttctacttaataccattggttgagctctgtaattaacacacaattatttttaggtgtttaaatttaactgaaaatgatccctgttgaatataagagagggaataagagagggaggagatgtacaatttggcacatgctcaatcggacttaccccattTGTAGAGtaagaaacgtgccaggggattccaattcaatcccatcaaggtggcatgtaccaatgccatctcacattCAAAGTGATcggtttcagttcataattgatcatactgataggtctaagagtcagagggatcacataaacaagactagtgtctgctaatactgataaaaagagagaacgatccaacatgggaagcaggatacacagcacgttcatagaatggcagatgtcctaaacagcattctggcctcagaagtagcccttaaggcatttggatctggctgaaaagcccacgagagtattttaggcatggaaagccaagacactctggtaaaaaaaaaaagacctatatgaaagagtgaaagagtgagatcccagtggaaagaacgggccatcaaagaaggaggtacctttctctcaagggaggcgagagcttccactttgactatggccttgtctaaataagattggagttgacaaactcaggaggcttctatagccttggcagctcatgacaagagcttcaggtgattactgacgtcataaataagagtgtcagtcgttaaatcaacagcaggagtcactgtgcacttactccccatgtaggatctctgtccttaatgtgttgtactatgtgaattaacggtataactagtactcaaacagtactttatactttgtgtttctgtgtgggtgcaaactgttgaaatctttacttagtatatactaaattgatcttctgtatataaagataattgaaaatgaatcttgatgaagaatgggatgggagagagagagtgagatgggatggttgagggtgggagggtggttatggggggaaaaagccgctataatccaaaagttgtactttggaaatttatattattaaataaaagtttaaaaacactaAGTATGGAATTCAGGTTTTATGACTAACTTCTTTATGAGAGTAAGAGAAACTTTTTGTATCCAAAAATTGTGCTGTGAATAAGAAGAAATTGTATAATGGGATCATTAACCTCCCTGGGCAGAATTCCACTTCTACTGCCCTTGGTTGTAACAACCACTGTTGGTGTGACACATGAAAGCAGAAAAGCCTAGAGAAGGGATTCTAAACCCCTGAATGGAGCATTTGGATAGAAAACTACTGGTCTGTGAATTCAGCACCTTTTCAGACttgacattttgaaaaatgagaaaatgaacatCTTTCTCAGAATCTGGCCCATTTTCTGGTGCTATCACAGAATACCTCAGCCTgggcaatttataaagaatagagatTTGTGCCACTCACAAGTCTTGAGACTGGGAGGTGCAAAGGCatggctgcaacatctagggAGGCTAGCACATAGGAGAAAGCATGAGGGATGGACTTCCTGTTGTAACAGCTCACTCTCAATATAATGAACACACTTTCCCACTAGTCATATTATTTCATTCACAAGGGGCCTGACCTTGTCATTCAGTCATCTCTTCATCAGGACCCACCTTCCAACATTGCCCTATTAGGAATCAAGCTTGAACCACAGGAATTTGGGTGACCTATAGAAAACTTAGCACCTTGGGGCTAGGCcttggcatagcatgttaagtggcctcctgtggtactggcatcccatatagatgccagctcaagtccaggttgctccacttctgatccagctctctgctatggcctgggaaagcagttgaagatggcccaggagcttgggcccctgcacctgtgtgagagacccagaagaagctcatagctcctggctttggatcggcacagctctggttgttgcggccacctgaggagtgaaccagcagatggaagacctctctctctttctctgcctctgtctctctataactctgcctttcagataaataaatattttttttgacaggcagagttagaaagagagagagacagagagaaaggtcttccttctgttggttcactccccaaatggccactaggctGGTGCACTgaagccagcacgctgcaccgatccgaagccaggaggcaaatgcttcttcctggtctcccatgcaggtgcaggacccaagcacttgggccatcctccactgccctccccggccacagcagagagctggcctggaagaagagcaaccggacagaacccagcactccaactgggactagaactcggggtgctgctgctgcaggcagaggattagccaagtgagccacggctccagccaataaataaataaatcttaaaaaaaaacatagcacTCAGTGGCAACAAGAAATCTAGGCTGTCGGAATTCTCAGGTGTATGGCACCAGAGAACAAAGATAGGTACCAGTTACTGACATGTCACTCCCCCCCGACCcgacacacacactccccattCACCCTGCCCCACCTTCACACATATGATCATTGCCCTGGGCTGGGACTTTGGGACATAGCACCTTACAGAAATGGACAGAGTCTCCTGACTCCATGaattgaatgagatttccaatacacaagggcacttcagaggtttgtggaaaaaacaattaaaagcttttattagtgcaaaacttttttgaaatccatatataccACAGGTTGTGAACAAATTTACAAAACGAAGTTATGGAAAAACCCACATATGGATCTCAAACTCTTTTATGCCTAAAGATGCTTTaaccccattttccatgaactttttcaagtatccTCATCTATAAAAACCCAGAGATAACATCACACTTAGTCATGAAAAGTTGAAAGCTTTGCTtctaaaatcaagaaaaagacaAGGATGCCACCTCCAAAACTTCTATGCACCAAAGTACTGGAAGTTCTATCCAGAGCAATTccataagagaaagaaaaaaaaaaggaatccaaaatagaaggaaaaagttAAATTACTGGTTTGCAAATGATGTGATTTTATACATGTAGAAAATCATGAAAACTTCACCAAAAATTGTTAGGACTAACAAATGAATTTGGTAAAAATCACGagatacaaaatgaaaaatacataaacagcaacatttatatataataatatacacTCTGAAGGAGTAGCCAAGAAAACAGTCATggaactggtgttgtggtgcaagtgagttaagctgttgcttgcaatgccagcatcccatagaagaCTGTTGGTGTCAgggctgcagtgctgacatctcacatgggcgccagttccagtcctggctgctctacttccaaccaagctctctgctatggtctgggaaagcagtagatgacccaagtccttgggcacctgcacctgcgtgggagacctggaagaggctcctggctcctggctcctggctcctggctcctggctttggatcagctcagctctagacgaggcagtcatttggggagtaagccagcatatggaagaccccccccccccgcctctccttctctctgtatgtaactctgaccttcaaataaataatctttaaaaaaaaaaagcagccatgatggcccaagtacttggggcccagCCACCAAGTACTGGAGAACCAGATTAAACTTTCGAGTCTTTCGAGGCCTTGTTGGACCACACCACTGACATGCTGCAGGTGTGGCAGGGGGTATcagtgagggagaggaggaggaggctgatgGAAGTTAAATCTGGGAGAACCAGATTAAACTCCAGTGTCCTGGCTTGctgcaatttagggagtgaaccagtggatggttcactTCATATTCCACcccattttgcttttcaaataagtatttcaaaaagaaaacaacattaaaaacagcatacccccccccccaaattagGAATACATTCAGCCAGGTGGTGAATGTTTCACGATGCAAACCACCATACACcaatgaagaaactggaaagagaCAAAAGGCCCCAAACACCCCAGACAGGTCAGTGGCAGGgcagtgttgggggggggggcagggaaaaGAGGTCTGCTTGCACTGCCCTCATGcagtgcccagccccaggcaacaAAGAAGAGGGTAGGTGTGGAAGCCCTCACTGCCTCCCGGCCAGCAGAGCAATGCCCCATAGCCCATCAAGTTGGCaaaggcacagggcacagggggcACCCTGAGCACACCACTCCCGGCACACTGCCCCTCAGCACGCACACTGAGATAGACGCCACAGAGACTCCCCGCCTAGCGCTGTCCCTGAGAGGAGGCGGCCAGGGTAGGACGCAGGCCTAAGGCTCCACCTGGCACCAGACCCCGCAGTGATATACTGACCCTAGCGGGTGGGTCATTTGCCATTTTCACATTAGGCAAAGCGGGAAAGGCCAGGCGCTGGTGACCCTCCTGGGCTCGGGGCACAGCAGCTGCACAGTGCCAGACATGGGAAACAGGTGCATAGCAGGCGGCCAAGGCTTGTGGCCCGTCCAAGGGGACTCGCAGCGCCGACGTCGCAGTCCCACTGTGGCGCGACGTGGCACCGGCAGCGTGGCGTAAGCGCACCTTAGCGCACGTGGCACCGACGCCAAAGACACACACCCACTTGAGGTGCTCTTCTCCTGGCTTGGCCTCTGAATTAGTCctccggggtggggcgggggaaaGGCAGAGCAGGCCAAGCCCCAGAGCGCGTCCCCCTCCCGCGCCCGCGCCCGTGCCCAGCCGCCCCCTGCCGCCTGCCGAACACAGCCTGACGGGCACCCACAGCTGCTGACCCTTGCTCGCCTGTGCCCCAAGGGCAGGCGCATCTCACAGTGGtggggcacagggctgggtgCGAGCCAGGGGAGCGCAGGGGGGAGCCAAAGGCGTGCGGACTCCTGGCCACCAAAGCTCGGACCCCTCGTGCCCCAGGGCCCCACCTGTCGGGGCggagggcagtggggagagaAGAGCAGGTGACATCAAGCGACATCAAGGTCGGTGTCGGTCCCCGAGCGGCCGCGGCCGCGAGGACGGCCCGGCAGCATGAGCTGCTTGCGCCAATGGCCCGGCCGCCTCCTCCGGGGCGACGCGGAGGGTCCGCGCTCTGCCGccagcgcggccccgccccgcgtccGCGCTGCAGAGAGCCCAGGCCAGAGGGCGCCCGCGCACTGGCCCACGTGCTGCGCCGACAGACAGGGAGCCAGAGGCAGCGCAAGCCAGCAAGGGAGCCAGGGCCTTCTGCCACCACCGCgcagcccctggcccccagctggGACCCGGACCCGGAAGGACCTCGCCCCAGGAGAAGGTGCCCGAGGcccagagggtgggggaggcGTGGTCCGTCCGGGGAGACCCCGTGGCCCTGGGACCGCCCTGCGGCAGGGCTCCGGGCGGGGGTGCGGGGCCGGGGTTGCGGCCCGCGAGGGCGAGAGGGGGGCGAGGCGGGGACCGCGGcgggggtcggggtcggggtcggggtcgggccTGGCTGGAGAGGCGCCTACAGGCGGGAGGGTCGCAGCGGGGTGGGTCTTAAACCGCGCTGTCGCCCCTTTCGCCTTCACAGGCGGCGGAGACCCTGGCCGTTCTCCCCCAGCCCTCGGCTCCTGCCCcagttcccccccacccccagccgcgGTGCCACCCTGGTCTGCGCTTGGCGCCCTTCGCTGCTCCCGGTATCAGCCTGGGCCGGCTGCAATGCAGGCGATGGTGATGGCGATGCTGCAGGACTGGTGCAGGTGGCTGGGCGTCCGCGCTCGCCAGAGGCCTGCTCATCCAGGGCTTCCCGGAGGACTGTGAGGAGGCCGAGCTCCAAGAGTGTCTGGAACCCTCCTGTGACCTATGAGCCACCTCACCATACTGGGCAAAGTGTTTCGAGAGGAAGACAGCCCCACTGTGGCCCTGGTTGAGCTTGACTGGAAAATCGACTATGCACTGGTCCCCAGGGAAATCCCGGGCACCGGGGGCCCCTGGAAGGTGCTCTTCGTGCCCCCTTGTCCAGGTGAGGAGTTTCTCCGCAGCATGTTCCACTTCCTGGAGCAACAGAGGCAGACAGTGGACAGGGTGTGGCCGGCGCCCTGTGTTTGGGTCTCCACAGGGTATGCTGGCTCCGCGCCCTCAGCCAGACAGTGCAGCCCTGGGTGGAGGCCCTGAGATAGCAGCACCTGGGTGTGTTTTCCAGAAGGAACCAACCAGCCCCAGGGGAGGAGTCTTTCGAGGCCTTGTTGGACCACACCACTGACATGCTGCAGGTGTGGCAGGGGGTATcagtgagggagaggaggaggaggctgatgGAAGGCCTTTGCGGGACTGCCCTGCAGCTGGCGCGAGGGCTCCTGGCTGAGAACCCCGCCAGGATGGCCCAGGACTGCCTGGCCGCCCTGATCCAGGTATTTGGAGAAAGAGTCGCAGGCCAGCATCCGGATGAAGTGTCTGACCGCTCAGCAGCAGTCAGGTGAACGGCTGTCAGCTTTCGTGTTGCAACTGGAAAATCTGCTGCAGAAAGCCGTAGAGAAGGGGGCCCTGGACAGAGCGTCCACTGACCAGATGTACCTGAGTCAGGTGCTCGCCAAGACCAACCTTGTTGAGCCTCTGGATGAAGCGCTGAGGAGGCTCAGAGTGGTTGGGAGGCCGCCGAGCTTCCTGCAGACACTGGGGCTCATTCGAGAGTACCAGGCGTGGGAGGCCAGTCTAGCCAGGAGCATGAGAGTCCAGGTGCCAGAAGGAGCTGGTGCCCGGGTTCACACCCAGGCCGAGGCCTGGGCTGATGCCAGAGTCAACGCTAAGGCAGACGatgagaaggcagagaaggagttGGAGAtggtgctggaggcagaggcggacacaggggaggaggagctgcaggaggagggcCACAAAGACGACTCTCATGCTTTTAACCCTGTGGGCCTGGATCACGCAGGAGCCTCTGAGGCCCCTgggggccccaccccagcccacatGGGCAGTGCTTCTGGGGCAGGCCCATGTGGTCCCAGCTGGGAGCCGGAAACCCCTGCCCAGGCAGGAGACCAGGAGGCCTAGGGCCTCCCCAGGaggggttcatgctccccatggAGCAGTCGGGAAAGGAAGACAGTGCTGGGCGATAAGCCCCCTGCCCCCGAGTCCTCACTAGGCAAGTAGGCTCAGAAAGCTGCAGAGCCCTGAGAGCAGCCCAGGATGGCCCTCTCAccccatgtggggagcagggtcaaGGCAAGGCCCCACCCCATCCTTCCCAATCCAAGCTTCCAGACCCCTGGTTCCCCCAAGGGGGGCCAGTCACCCCAGGTGTCCTTCCAGGTGACCCAGATGCGATGGATTGCCACCACCTGGGGCTTGGAGTGGCACCCCTGCCCTTGgtagctccagctccagccccagccccagccccacacctgacAACTCAGGCGGCCAGTTTGGAAATGCCCCTGAGGGCCTAGCACCTGAAGACCTCAGCCACCCTCCCGGACCAGGGAgacacggggtggggtggggggagaccatCTCAAGGGTGCCAgctgcctggggctccccaggGGGCCCCCGACCCATTCACCATCCCCAGGGCAGGCTGCTCCCTGTCCTGGGGAGCCCACCCTTACCTGTGTAGGCCCCGTAGTGACCCACGTGTCAAGTCAGCGTCCCTTGCCGCACCGACCACTGTTCTGTGCAGGccgggaggtgtgtgtgtgcccaggcTGGAGGTCCTGGCCTGTGCGGCTTGTGCCAAGGCCCTGCCCGTTCCCATCGTGTGTGGTGAGCCCCGCCTCTGCTTTCTCGCTGCAGACGTAGGCCACTGCCGCTTGTActtgcagagtgtgtgtgtgtgtgtgtgtgcacttacCTGAGCAGCTCCTCCCCAGAGACCCCGAGCCcagtcccaggaggcagcaggaaagaCAGCCGAGGGCGCAGCCAACTGATGCTCCCACTGTGATGGTGACCGCGatggtggggagaggaggaagaactgAACCGGCGATGGACTGGGGGCTGCATGAGGCTCCACGGGGACTGTGCTCTGATGTTGCCCCCCGAGTTAGTTGTGACTCAGTTTCCCAGCCTGATGTGACATTCCCTGTAGTGTTTCCTGTGTCCCTTGACTTCCCGTGTGGGCCATGGGCAGGACCATGCCCAGCTGGTCAGGGGACCCCTGCAGTGACTGCATCTTGTTCTGACGAGGGGCAGATCCTGGGGCCCTCAGGAGGGGAGAAAAGACGGGAGGGCCCTGGTGTGCAGGGCAAATGAGGAAccctggaggagggaggcccAGGACCCATGGCCTCCAGTGGCTGTCAGGAGTTACCCTCTATGTCATCGTCCCTTCTCTTCAATGGCTGCAGTGTTTCTGTTCAATAAAGCTTGTTTAATGTTCCAGCTGTCTCCCCTCTGCTGTGGGTGTCTCAGGGGGCGGTGGGCTGGGATGAGTGGGCAACAGTGGCCACGTTAGCACTGGGGTACGTGCTGGGCAGTGCGTAGGGTCTTCTGGGTTGGATGCAGCCTGGTGACGTGGGCAGCGGGCTTGGGTACAGGCTGGTTCCATCTCAAGTGCCCATGGTGAGTCCCCACGAATCAGTGCATTAGATGTTCATAGTTGAGCAGGTTGTAGCTGGTGGGACCCCAGCTTGGGGGTCCTTGGAGGATCATGGCATGCATCTCGTGAGTTGCTACCAACCACCCCTCTGCAGCATCCCCTATTGCCTGTGGGCAAACTGTCTCCTAGTACTCCTCCATCCTGCAGCCCTACTGTCTGTAGCTCCTATCGGTTGGATGGGCCGCCCaggtgctgggaggcaggggagcgCTGCAGGCTGCTCAGGCAgagccaagtacctgggcctggCTCTTCACCTGCTTTGCAGACTGGTTGTGCCATCTGTACCATGGGAGTGGTCGGAGGCTCTGTTCCTGAAAATGTCTGGAGGACGCCTGTGGACCCAGAGGGAGCCCTGAAGGCCACTCCACTTTCAGGTCAATGGAATGTGTTATCTCCGCAGTTATCAGAGAAGGGCCCTGTTACTGGTCTCTGTTTTCCCATGGCTGTCTGGATTAGTTAATCTCCCCTTTAGATAATCAACCCCCAAGAAGTTTCAGTTCAGTTACTTCTTCCTATTCCTCCCACAAATGTCAGCTAAAATTCCTGAACttgacacattttttaaaattttctttctttcttttttttttgacaggcagagtggacagtgagagatagagacagaaaggtcttcctttgccgttggttcacccttcaatggccaccgtggccggcgcgctgtggccggcacaccacgttgatccgatggcaggagccaggtacttatcttggtctcccatggggtgcagggcccaaggacttgggccatcctccactgcactccctggccacagcagagagctggcctggaagaggggcaaccgggacagaatccagcgccctgaccgggactagaacccggtgtgccggcgccacaaggcggaggattagcctagtgagccgctgaaCTTGACACATTTAAGAATTTTGAAGGGTGGATTTTTAGCCTAGGGGTTATGTCATCCCCATATCATATCAAAGTTCCTGAGTTCAATACCTCATTCAacccaattccaacttccagctaatgtgcaccctggggaggcagtagattcaagtactggggtccctgccactcacatgggaaacatggacCTTTTtatgggctcctgccttcagcctggactatgcctgaccattgtgggcatttaggggatgaacctgtggatgggagctctttgcatttttctgtgCATGGTGTGTGTTTCTATCACTCCCCATCCTTCatctaaatatttacaaatttaaatATGAGAAACATCTATAGTCTGTAGAGAAGAGCATACACTAGTTGAGGTCtttagacacatgaaaaacatgATGGCAGATTTTCTGGGTTTATTTTTGCCTCATATATCCCAAGGCTATGTGCTAGAGAAGCCAGTAGCCTGAAACTGCATGTGAACAGCCCAGAAACAACACCACAAAAACCTGCTCTTCCCTGccagagaaaaaggaaagtggCACCTAACTAGCCTACTCCAATGAAATTTCACAGAATAAACCATGGTTtgacaccatacacacacacacacacacacacacacacaccagcaaagGGTTCAGGGACtggggtttttattttctttggttggTAGTAGATTCCCTCACTCATGGTGTCAGTGGAGACCTCATGGAAAACCTGAACTTCTACCCAACACCCAGAAGTAACATGGTAACCCCCAACTCTCCTGCCACCAAGGAGATTTAGAACTTTCAGTAtcggggccggcgcggtggctcatttggttaatcccccacctgcggcaccggcatcccatatgggcgctggttctagtcctggttgctcctcttccagtccagctctctgctgtggcctgggagggcagtggaggatggcccaagtgcttgggcccctgtacctgcatgggagaccaggaagaagcacctggctcctggctttgcatcggcaaagcaccagccatggcagccatttggggagtgaactaacggaaggaagacctttctctctgtctctctctctctctcactgtctatatttctacctgtcaaataaataattaaaaaaaaactgtcagtaTCACCTTCAAGTAACATGGTGTAAGTTTGCCTGGTCCTTCCAGCTAGGGTAGTGACAACAAACGTTTAGTGGAAAGCCTGAATCTCTCCCATCTGTCCAGCAGTTACAAGAGGTCACTTTTTTGGCTGAGATTCTAGAATGGCAACCTTATCTGGTCGCAATAAGTGCATTCCCTCCATCACACACTGAATCAGTTTCAGAAGAAGCTTGCCCAACACaagaatttttttcctgattataaagtaaattcacATTTTATTGTATGGATTACGGTAATTGTTGAATGAAGGCATGGCAGATGCAAGCTGTTCTGATTCAGACTCTGAGCAAAGAGCtgtcccaccttcccacccctgcctccacaTCACAAACACTTTTAATGACTGGCTCAGCACTGCATACACAAGACATTTTACTCATCACGGGGAGAATGCTTTATATCATTGGTAACTTTTAAAATTCTGCAGGAAATGCCTACATAGGCAAGGTGTGAAGATTTTAAGTCAATTGGTATAGTGTACACTTAAAACTACATGTTCACAAGAGGTAGTTAGAGACattaaaatgctgattttttcCCCTTGCAATCTGAGTTAAATTCAGACCTCCTTGactataaaatgcaaaaaaaaaaaaaaaaaaaaaaattcacgaAGCAACTCCACTGCTGAGTCACAAGTTCATGTTAGAGAGTTTGCTTCCAAAGAGAAAGCAGTTGTTTTTAAAGTTAGTAGCACATTTTAACATATACCAACCTAAAGTTAGAAAAGCCGTTTTCTTCTTTGTGTTGTTTGCGAAAGGCACCATTTGTTTCCAGTGCAACTGCGGAAATTGAAATCTTTCTCACAGAGCCCATCTGGCAAGGAGGAGTTCACTATCTCATCTGTGGTATCAAGGTCCATGATGAATGGGCCTAGCACCTTGGTGTGTGTCCATGAGATGCGGCTTGTCTGGAGGGCAGGATGTCTTCTCTCTCATGACAGTCATCAGTTCTTCCTTCATTCTCAGTTGAAGCACAAGCAGATTTACTCTATAAAGTGGCATCAGCAGCCAGTTTGTGGTGGGGTAGGGAGCAGGGGCAGacccagcaggaagcagcagcagaccaGCATGCAGCTTAGGTACAGTCCCTCAACCCAGTCCTTAGGACGAGGCACTGGAAGGCCTCTAAAACAGGACCCAGGGAGACACTTCTAGCAAAGTAAGGCCACTCTCTTTTTGTGTACTtagcataaaaaaaaaaccagggaagtcggggggtggggaagggggattGACTTCATCAAGCCAGCAAAAGACTGGCaagttacataaaatatttcacttgGCTTCAAGTCAGTGGATTCACTAACT comes from the Oryctolagus cuniculus chromosome X, mOryCun1.1, whole genome shotgun sequence genome and includes:
- the PNMA6A gene encoding LOW QUALITY PROTEIN: paraneoplastic antigen-like protein 6A (The sequence of the model RefSeq protein was modified relative to this genomic sequence to represent the inferred CDS: inserted 3 bases in 2 codons; deleted 3 bases in 2 codons; substituted 2 bases at 2 genomic stop codons), whose amino-acid sequence is MQAMVMAMLQDWCRWLGVRARRGLLIQGFPEDCEEAELQECLEXLLXPMSHLTILGKVFREEDSPTVALVELDWKIDYALVPREIPGTGGPWKVLFVPPCPGEEFLRSMFHFLEQQRQTVQGVAGALCLGLHRVCWLRALSQTVQPWVEALRXQHLGVFSRRNQPAPGEESFEALLDHTTDMLQVWQGVSVRERRRRLMEGLCGTALQLARGLLAENPARMAQDCLAALIQVFGEXESQASIRMKCLTAQQQSGERLSAFVLQLENLLQKAVEKGALDRASTDQMYLSQVLAKTNLVEPLDEALRRLRVVGRPPSFLQTLGLIREYQAWEASLARSMRVQVPEGAGARVHTQAEAWADARVNAKADDEKAEKELEMVLEAEADTGEEELQEEGHKDDSHAFNPVGLDHAGASEAPGGPTPAHMGSASGAGPCGPSWEPETPAQAGDQEA